The following is a genomic window from Panthera uncia isolate 11264 chromosome B4, Puncia_PCG_1.0, whole genome shotgun sequence.
tctcccctctctctgaccctcccccgttcatgctctgtctctgtctcaaaaataaataaatgttaaaaaaaatttaaaaaaaaagtaaagtaaggCAACAGAACATTTGTATTTGAGCAGTTACATTTTTACCACGTGGGATTATATAACTgtaagtatatttttcatttcttacctcatttttttccattttctaatcaATTTATAACTTAAATCACTCAAGTTTGTCTTCTAAAAAGTAATAGCTTATTATTTAATTCAGAAAGGGAAATGTTTAATTCTTACTTTGCTTaggattatataaattttttattttatagcccTGATTCTTTTAAGTTGGTAATTCTCTGTATAGGCAGCACTGACATGAAACATCTTGAAAAACTTgtagaaactatttaaaaaaggaaacttcaattgttttattttgagaaaaattattaGAACATGTAGTcattggtaaaatattttaatagaaataaaatattttttatagttttcatatacacttataagatttttaaaagaaaacaaaacacatttaagtatattttcatatacagATGTCAAGTGACTCAGTCAATTTTAAATGGCTAGTGATCTACAAAGAAGATACTAGGTATAAGTTTATTTGTCCTGGCTCATACAGATTTTCAGAATTCAGTACAATTTGGTGGCTAATTTATTGGTCTGTTACATATCTTATATATTTCTTAACTATCACACAgaagtgataaaaaataatactggACTCACACAAATCATTGTTTCTTGTTTGCATTTATAGACCTGGGAGAAGTCagcaataagaaatgaaaaatcaaacatCTGTAAAAGACTTCATTCTTCTTGGATTAACAAATGACCCAAAGctaaatgttttgatttttctatttctatttttcacataTATACTGAGTATAACTGGAAACCTGACAATTATCACCCTCACTCTGATAGATCCTCACCTTAAAACTCCGATGTATTTCTTTCTTAGGAATTTCTCTTTTCTAGAAATCGCATTCacaacagtttgcattcctagATTTCTGGCCAGCATTATAACAGGGGATATGACTATTTCTTATAATTCTTGCATGGTCCAGGTGTTTTTCTTTATACTCCTTGGCTCGACAGAATTTTTTCTTCTGACTGCTATGTCTTATGATCGGTATATAGCTATCTGTAAGCCATTGCATTACACAACAATAATGAACAGCAGAATTTGCAACCAGCTTGTAATTAGCTCTTGGCTGGCTGGATTTCTCATTATCTTTCCACCTGTCATGATGGGACTTCAACTGGATTTCTGTGACTCCAACATCATTGACCATTTCACCTGTGACTCTTCTCCTATGCTGTTGATCTCCTGCACGGACACTGCATTCCTAGAGCTCCTGGGATTCTTCCTAGCAGTATTCACACTCATGGTGACGTTAATATTAGTGATTCTTTCCTATGTATTCATCCTTAAAACAATTCTGAGAATCCCCTCGcctgagcaaaggaaaaaggccTTTTCCACTTGTTCCTCACACATGATTGTAGTTTCCATTTCTTATGGAAGTTGCATTTTCATGTACATCAAAACTTCAGCAAAAGAAGGAGTGGCTTTGACCAAGGGTATAGCAGTGCTCAATACTTCTGTTGCCCCAATGCTAAATCCTTTTATTTACTCCCTAAGGAACCAGCAGGTAAAGCAGTCCTTCAAGAACTTAGTCAACAAATGCTTCTCAAATAAATCTTAATCATTAAGATATTCATGACTTGAACTTTAAAT
Proteins encoded in this region:
- the LOC125919180 gene encoding olfactory receptor 6C76-like codes for the protein MKNQTSVKDFILLGLTNDPKLNVLIFLFLFFTYILSITGNLTIITLTLIDPHLKTPMYFFLRNFSFLEIAFTTVCIPRFLASIITGDMTISYNSCMVQVFFFILLGSTEFFLLTAMSYDRYIAICKPLHYTTIMNSRICNQLVISSWLAGFLIIFPPVMMGLQLDFCDSNIIDHFTCDSSPMLLISCTDTAFLELLGFFLAVFTLMVTLILVILSYVFILKTILRIPSPEQRKKAFSTCSSHMIVVSISYGSCIFMYIKTSAKEGVALTKGIAVLNTSVAPMLNPFIYSLRNQQVKQSFKNLVNKCFSNKS